The segment TCGGGAGAGAAGTACATCAAACCGGGAGGGAGGTTCATGTAATCGGGAGAAAAGCGTCTCGAACCGGGAGAGAGACAGGGGGAACCGGGAGACAGCGCTTCGAAATCGGGAGAGAGGCAGGCGGAACCGGGAGACAGCAGCTCCAAAATCCGACAACATCCGAAAATTGGTAGACCTTACCTCCAATTCGAGAGAGAACCCCGCCAAATCGGGAATGACTATATTTTATTTGCGTCGGTACTTTTAGTGTTTTTTCCATAACAAATATGGAGAAAATTGGTTTTAAAGCCCAAATTATGGAGAAACTTATCGTACAACAGACTATATTTTTAACGAGGAGGGTGAAACATGCAATTATTACCACGGGAGATTGATAAGCTTTTAATTGTAGTGGCTGCGGATGTTGCGAGGCGCAGAAGAGAAAGAGGACTGAAGTTGAATCATCCTGAAGCGATGGCACTGATTACAGATGAGGTAATGGAAGGTGCAAGAGATGGAAAAACGGTTGCTGAATTAATGGAATATGGGGCAACCATTCTATCGCGTGGGGATGTAATGGAAGGTATACCAGAAATGATTGATGATGTGCAAGTAGAGGCTACGTTTCCGGATGGCACAAAATTAGTTACAATACACCATCCGATTCGCTAAATTTGAAGGGAGTTTAACGATTAATGAAACCAGGTGAAATCATTTTTAAAGAGGAAGTAATTGTGTGTAATGCTAATAGTAAGAGTTCCAAGGTTTCTGTGATAAATACAGGAGACAGGCCGATTCAAATTGGTTCGCACTATCACTTTTATGAGGTAAATAATGCATTACAATTTAATAGGGATGAAGGGTACGGGAAACGATTAAATGTTCCTGCCGGTGCTGCGGTTCGTTTTGAGCCGGGTGATGAGAAAGATGTTGAGTTGATTGATTACGCTGGAAAACGAGAGGTTTATGGTTTTCATAATAAAGTAGATGGACCATTAGAAGGGCGGGATTAACATGAGTTTTAAAATGTCGAGAGATCAATATTCGCAAATGTATGGACCGACCACAGGTGATTCTGTCCGTTTGGCGGATACAAATCTGTTCATTCAAATCGAAAAGGATTTTACAACATATGGTGAAGAAGTCGTATTTGGTGGAGGAAAAGTTACGCGTGACGGGATGGGGCAACATCCGCTAATCGCACGCGAGGACGATGAACGTGTAGCAGATACCATTATAACGAATGTCATTGTTCTTGATTATACAGGCATTTATAAAGCGGATCTTGCCATTCGTGATGGGCTTATTTCCGGGATTGGGAAAGCTGGGAATCCGCTAGTGCAGGATAATGTGGATATTATTGTTGGTACGTCAACGGAAGTGATCTCTGGAGAGGGTAAGATCATTACCGCTGGTGCGATAGATACACATGTGCATTTCATTAATCCAGCTCAAGTGGATGTTGCGTTGACCGGTGGAACAACAACATTAATCGGTGGAGGTGCTGGGCCGGGAGCAGGGTCAAGGGCGACAACAGCGACGCCTGGAGCTTGGCATATGCATACCATGCTAAAGGCATTAGAAGGAATGCCGATCAACGTTGGACTGACAGGAAAAGGCCATGCCTCAGCCGAAAAACCTTTAGCTGATCAAATTCTCGCAGGTGGAATTGGCTTAAAAGTACATGAAGATTGGGGAGCAACACCTTCTGTCGTGGATTATGCTTTGCGTGTTGCCGATAAATATGATGTTCAGGTCGCACTCCATGCGGATACGTTAAATGAGGGTGGATTTTTTGAAGACACGATGAAAGCAATAAACGGTCGCGGCATCCATATGTACCATACAGAAGGTGCTGGTGGTGGACATGCGCCGGATTTGATTAAATCTGCTGGAATGAAGAATGTTTTGCCAGCCTCAACCAATCCAACATTACCATACACCGTTAATACGATTGATGAACATCTGGATATGGTCATGGTTGCACATAATTTAAATCCATCTGTACCAGAGGATATCGCATTTGCTGATTCACGTATTCGCAGTGAATCGATAGCAGCTGAAGATGTGCTGCAGGATATGGGTGTGTTTAGTATGACAAGTTCAGACGCCGAGGCAATGGGGCGTATTGGTGAGGTTGTACTGAGAACATGGCAAACAGCGGATAAAATGAAAATGCAGCTGGGTTCAATGGAAGGAGATAGCAAGCACAAGGATAATAATCGAGCGAGACGTTATGTCGCCAAATATACGATTAACCCTGCGATTGCGCATGGAGTATCAGATTATATTGGTTCTATTGAAGTTGGCAAAATGGCGGACCTTGTTCTTTGGGATCCAAAATTCTTTGGCGCAAAACCGGAAATGATTCTTAAAAATGGCGTTATCGCAAGTACGTTAATGGGTGATGCAAATGCATCCATTCCAACACCACAACCAATGATTTACCGGCCAATGTATGCAACGCAGGGTAAAGGGTTATATCAGAGTTCGATTACATTTGTTTCGCAAGCAGCTTATGAGGCTAACATCAAGGATCAGCTTGGACTTGAAAAAATGGTTCGCCCTGTACATGGAATTCGTAATCTAACGAAAAAAGATATGAAGCTAAATTCAGAAACACCTGATATCGATGTAGATCCACAGACATATGAAGTAAAAATAAATGGAGAAGTAATTACATGTGATCCTGTTGATACCGTTCCAATGGGGCAACGTTACTTCTTGTTTTGAGGTGAAGGAATTGATTATAGATAAAGTTGTCACAAACATAAATGATTTAGAGCAAGCTGAACTAGAAAAGCGCCATAGGGAAAAAGTGCTGCTTGAAAGTGCGCATCTGGTAAAACGAATCCAGCGGGTGGAGACCGATCATGGTCGTGAACTGGGTATTCGGCTGAAGGAAGCCCGCGATCTTCAAGCTGGTGATGTGATCTATATGGATGATGAAAATATGATTATTATCGATGTCATGTCAGATGATTTATTAGTCATTAACCCGCGCACGTTGAATGAAATGGGAACCATCGCGCATCAGCTGGGGAATCGTCATCTTCCGGCACAGTTTGAGGGAGATAGTATGCTTGTGCAATATGACTACCTGGTAGAGGAACTATTACAAGAGTTGGGAATTCCATTTAGCCGCGAAGACCGAAAAGTAAACCAAGCATTTCGTCATATAGGGCATAGTCATGAATAACAACGTATTATCTTTGTTTCAGCTCTGTGATTCCAACTTTCCAACAGGTGCATTTAGTCATTCATTTGGACTGGAAAGCTATATGCAAGAAGGGGCAGTACACGACCAGGAGACATTTTCTGAGTGGCTACAGGTTTACCTGCAGGAACAGCTTGTATACGCTGATGGGCTAGCTGCAAGTTTGGTTTATGATGCACTTGAACAAGGTGATATTGAAAAAATTTGGGATCTTGATCGCAAATTAACCGTGCAAAGTCTTGCAAGGGAAACACGAGACGGTACGCAGCGTATGGGTGATCGTTTG is part of the Virgibacillus sp. NKC19-16 genome and harbors:
- the ureC gene encoding urease subunit alpha, with the translated sequence MSFKMSRDQYSQMYGPTTGDSVRLADTNLFIQIEKDFTTYGEEVVFGGGKVTRDGMGQHPLIAREDDERVADTIITNVIVLDYTGIYKADLAIRDGLISGIGKAGNPLVQDNVDIIVGTSTEVISGEGKIITAGAIDTHVHFINPAQVDVALTGGTTTLIGGGAGPGAGSRATTATPGAWHMHTMLKALEGMPINVGLTGKGHASAEKPLADQILAGGIGLKVHEDWGATPSVVDYALRVADKYDVQVALHADTLNEGGFFEDTMKAINGRGIHMYHTEGAGGGHAPDLIKSAGMKNVLPASTNPTLPYTVNTIDEHLDMVMVAHNLNPSVPEDIAFADSRIRSESIAAEDVLQDMGVFSMTSSDAEAMGRIGEVVLRTWQTADKMKMQLGSMEGDSKHKDNNRARRYVAKYTINPAIAHGVSDYIGSIEVGKMADLVLWDPKFFGAKPEMILKNGVIASTLMGDANASIPTPQPMIYRPMYATQGKGLYQSSITFVSQAAYEANIKDQLGLEKMVRPVHGIRNLTKKDMKLNSETPDIDVDPQTYEVKINGEVITCDPVDTVPMGQRYFLF
- the ureE gene encoding urease accessory protein UreE; the protein is MIIDKVVTNINDLEQAELEKRHREKVLLESAHLVKRIQRVETDHGRELGIRLKEARDLQAGDVIYMDDENMIIIDVMSDDLLVINPRTLNEMGTIAHQLGNRHLPAQFEGDSMLVQYDYLVEELLQELGIPFSREDRKVNQAFRHIGHSHE
- a CDS encoding urease subunit gamma, giving the protein MQLLPREIDKLLIVVAADVARRRRERGLKLNHPEAMALITDEVMEGARDGKTVAELMEYGATILSRGDVMEGIPEMIDDVQVEATFPDGTKLVTIHHPIR
- a CDS encoding urease subunit beta, yielding MKPGEIIFKEEVIVCNANSKSSKVSVINTGDRPIQIGSHYHFYEVNNALQFNRDEGYGKRLNVPAGAAVRFEPGDEKDVELIDYAGKREVYGFHNKVDGPLEGRD